The following are encoded together in the Candidatus Aegiribacteria sp. genome:
- a CDS encoding tRNA 4-thiouridine(8) synthase ThiI, whose product MIIRALGAFSGGLDSMIAAKVLLDQHIEVEAVSFSSPFFESDAGRTGAVQLGISWREIDYSATIMSLLVNPPSGFGNNCNPCIDCHAGMFRKLGEIASAEGFDFIFSGEVAGQRPMSQNRGSLNRVARLSGFKEILLRPLSAKLLPPTDPEKRGLVDRSRLLRLSGRSRKPQILIAEEHGFQYKPPGGGCLLTDPNYCSRLKMLMDIPGLLTELNSRLIRYGRIFRLSEDTIGLVGRSEEDNERLEDLAQKGGKITYALPDRPGPTGVLIGDKNNLEELKTLVKARVKPCI is encoded by the coding sequence ATGATTATAAGAGCTCTCGGTGCTTTCTCCGGCGGTCTTGACAGTATGATTGCAGCGAAGGTTCTTCTGGACCAGCACATCGAAGTCGAGGCTGTATCATTTTCCAGTCCGTTCTTTGAGTCCGACGCTGGTCGAACAGGAGCAGTGCAGCTCGGAATATCCTGGCGTGAGATCGACTATTCCGCTACAATAATGTCTCTGCTTGTTAATCCTCCCAGCGGGTTCGGGAATAACTGCAACCCATGCATAGACTGCCATGCCGGGATGTTCAGGAAACTGGGCGAAATTGCTTCCGCTGAAGGATTCGATTTCATATTCTCAGGAGAAGTAGCAGGACAGCGACCGATGTCCCAGAACAGGGGGTCGCTTAACAGGGTCGCGAGGCTGTCCGGTTTCAAGGAAATCCTGCTGAGGCCGCTTTCCGCAAAGCTTCTTCCCCCTACAGACCCTGAGAAAAGAGGACTTGTCGACAGGAGCAGACTCCTCCGACTGTCAGGAAGAAGCAGGAAACCGCAGATACTGATCGCTGAGGAACATGGATTTCAATACAAGCCACCCGGAGGCGGATGCCTTCTGACTGATCCTAACTACTGTTCAAGATTGAAAATGCTGATGGATATCCCCGGTCTGTTAACCGAACTCAACTCGCGGCTTATCAGGTACGGAAGAATATTCAGATTATCTGAGGATACCATAGGGCTTGTCGGTCGTTCGGAGGAGGATAACGAGCGGCTTGAGGATTTAGCGCAAAAAGGAGGAAAAATCACTTATGCTCTGCCTGACAGACCCG